A region of the Acidobacteriota bacterium genome:
GGCGGTGTTCACGAACACCATGATCGCATCCTCGGGTGCGCCCCAGCGCTGCATGGCTTCGTCGACGACGCGGGTGATCATGTCCTCGGTGTTGCCGCTGAGGTCGCACACCATGGGCAGGACGCCACGCCACAAGGCCAGCCGCTGCGCCACTTCGGCGCTGTCGGTCGCGGCCAGAATGGCGGCCTGCGGCCGCAACGCCGACAGCGACCGCGCCGTCTGTCCTTGACGCGTGACGGCGACAATGGCGTGGGCCCCGGAGCGGCGGGCCAGCGTCACCGCCGCCTCGGTCAACGCGCGGGTGTGGCTTACGTGGGGCTGATCGCCGGCCGGCGCCGGCCACGTCAGCATCGATTCGGCATCCCGGATGATGGCGTCGAGCACCTCGACCGACCGCACCGGGTACCGCCCGGTCGCGGTTTCTCCTGACAGCATGATGGCATCGGCGCCGCCATCGACCGCGCCGGCCGCGTCGCTGGCTTCGGCCCGCGTCGGCCGCGGCTCAGTGCGCATCGACTCCAGCACCTGCGTCGCGACAATCGCCGGCACCGACCGCGCGTGCGCCTTGCGCAGGATCTCCTTCTGCACCCGCGGCACTCGCTCCAGGGGAATCTCGAGGCCCAGGTCGCCGCGCGCCACCATCACCGCGTCGGCGGTGTCGAGAATCTCCTCCAGGTGCTCGATCGCCTCAGGGCGCTCGAGCTTGGCGATAATCGGCACCTTGGGCCGTCCCGCCTCGATCATGAACGCCCGTGCCCGCGTGATGTCGGCGGCCGCCTGCACGAAGCTCAGGGCCACCATGTCAACGCCGAGGGCGAGGCCGAACGCCAGGTCGCGGCGGTCCTTCTCGGTCATGTCCGAACGCAGCGGCACGTGCGGGGCGTTGATGCCCTTGTGTTCGCCGAGCTCGCCGCCGTCGATGACCCTGGTGTGAATCTCCCCCGCCGCTGCCGACTCGACTTCGAGTTCGATCTTGCCGTCGTCAATCAGCAGGCGATCGCCTTTCGTGACCTTGAGGGCCAGCTCCGCATAGGTGGTGTAGACGCGGCCGGGGCCACCCACGGCCTCGCCGATCGCCACCACCAGCGGCTCGCCGCGCCCGAGCGGGATCGGCTGCCCGCCGGCCAGCCGGCCAATCCGGATCTTCGGCCCGCTCAGGTCCTGCAGGATGGCGACGTGCCGCTTCGCCCGCTTTGCCGCCTCGCGCACCATGTGGAACTTCGCCGCATGATCGGCCTGGGTCCCGTGCGAGAAGTTCAGCCGGACGATGTCGACACCTGCGGCAATCAAGTCGTCGAGAGTGGCCGGCCCGCTGCTGGCCGGGCCGATAGTCGCGATGATCTTGGTGTGTCTCACATTCAGAGCTTACGCATCGACGTCGCGCAAGGCAATCTCGAGGCAGGCCGGGCAGATGCCATGGGAGAAGCGGGCATCGGTGTGATCGCTGATGTAGCTCTCGACCTGCTCCCAGTAGTCGGTATCCGAGCGGATGCGCTTGCAGTAGCTGCAGATCGGCAGCAGGCCGGTCAGCCGCTTGATGTTCGCCATCAAACCCAACGTTCGCTCGCCCACGCGAATGCGCGCGCGCAGTTCGGCGGGGTCAAACGGTTTGGTGACGTAGTCGTCGGCGCCGGCTTCGAGGCCGGCGATCAGATCGGCGCTGCCGGTCCGCGCCGTCAGCAGGATCAGGTACAACGCCGACGGTAGCGCGGTCGCGCGAACCCGCCGGCAGAACTCGATGCCCTCGAGTCCCGGCATCATCCAGTCGAGGATCGCGATCGACGGGGGCGCGGCACCGATCACGTGCGCCCAGGCCTCGAGGCCGTCATGGGCGACGACCACCTCGTAGCCCCACTTCTCGAGCGTGCGGCCGAGCATCAGTGTCGACAGTCGGTCGTCGTCAGCAATCAGGATGCGCATGGTCAGGCTCCGGTGGCGGCGGCATGGTACTGCAGGGCGGCGTCGGTCGCGGCCGCCGCGCCCTTGAGTTGATGCCACAGCGCCTCGACACCAGCCAGGTTCGAGGCGGCGGCCATGGTCTCGAGCGCACTGGCGCTCTCGAACAGCGCGATCGCCGACAGGTTGGCGGCCGATCCCTTCAGCGTATGTGCGGCGGAGCGCAGCGCGGCAGCGTCGCCGGCCGTCACCGCCTGCTCGATCGCCGCCAGATGCACCGGCAGATCTTCGCGGAACAGCCGGAGCACGTCG
Encoded here:
- the pyk gene encoding pyruvate kinase produces the protein MRHTKIIATIGPASSGPATLDDLIAAGVDIVRLNFSHGTQADHAAKFHMVREAAKRAKRHVAILQDLSGPKIRIGRLAGGQPIPLGRGEPLVVAIGEAVGGPGRVYTTYAELALKVTKGDRLLIDDGKIELEVESAAAGEIHTRVIDGGELGEHKGINAPHVPLRSDMTEKDRRDLAFGLALGVDMVALSFVQAAADITRARAFMIEAGRPKVPIIAKLERPEAIEHLEEILDTADAVMVARGDLGLEIPLERVPRVQKEILRKAHARSVPAIVATQVLESMRTEPRPTRAEASDAAGAVDGGADAIMLSGETATGRYPVRSVEVLDAIIRDAESMLTWPAPAGDQPHVSHTRALTEAAVTLARRSGAHAIVAVTRQGQTARSLSALRPQAAILAATDSAEVAQRLALWRGVLPMVCDLSGNTEDMITRVVDEAMQRWGAPEDAIMVFVNTAADLDRGGSNFVRIRRV
- a CDS encoding response regulator transcription factor; the protein is MRILIADDDRLSTLMLGRTLEKWGYEVVVAHDGLEAWAHVIGAAPPSIAILDWMMPGLEGIEFCRRVRATALPSALYLILLTARTGSADLIAGLEAGADDYVTKPFDPAELRARIRVGERTLGLMANIKRLTGLLPICSYCKRIRSDTDYWEQVESYISDHTDARFSHGICPACLEIALRDVDA
- a CDS encoding Hpt domain-containing protein — encoded protein: RRRPPPAAAAPLAAAAPLAFAADALLRRLSGDHELMVDVLRLFREDLPVHLAAIEQAVTAGDAAALRSAAHTLKGSAANLSAIALFESASALETMAAASNLAGVEALWHQLKGAAAATDAALQYHAAATGA